TGTACCTGCATCCGGACGGCGGCACGTTCGACATGGCCGTGCTCGCCACGAACGCGGGCCGGGGCATGGGGCCGCAGTTCCAGTTCTGGGTGTTCGCCGCGTTCTTCCTCGGGTTCGCCGTCAAGGTGCCGGTGTTCCCGCTGCACACGTGGCTTCCGGACGCGCACGTCGAGGCGCCCACCGCCGCGTCCGTACTGCTCGCGGGCATCCTGCTGAAGATGGGCACATACGGCTTCCTGCGCGTGTCCCTGCCGATGCTGCCGGGCGCGGCGCACGCGTGGCAGTGGGTCCTCGCCACGCTCGCCGTCATCTCGATCGTCTACGGCGCGGCGGTGGCGTTCGCGCAGAAGGATCTGAAGAAGCTCGTGGCGTACTCGTCGGTCTCGCACATGGGCTTCGTGATGCTCGGCATCGCATCGCTGAACCCCGTCGGCATCGACGGAGCCATGGCGGTCAACTTCAGCCACGGCATCGTCACCGGCCTACTGTTCCTGCTGGTCGGCATGGTCTACGAGCGCGCCCACACGCGCGAGATCACCGAGCTGTCGGGGCTGTCGGCGAAGGTGCCGGTCTACGCCGGCCTGCTCGCCTTCGCGTCGTTCGCGTCGCTGGGGCTGCCGGGCCTGTCGGGATTCGTCGGCGAGTTCCTCTCGCTGGTGGGCGCGTGGGAGTCGGCGATCTGGCCGGGTCTGGTCGTGCTCGCCGGTGTGGGCGTGCTGCTTGCGGCGGCCTACATGCTCTGGATGCTGCAGC
This genomic stretch from Actinomycetota bacterium harbors:
- a CDS encoding NADH-quinone oxidoreductase subunit M, with the protein product MTFPLLTAIVFMPLAGAVVCALLPRARAPFARGVAAAFSGTVLLMASGLLVLFEPNLSSHQFVESISWVPQFGIRYHLGVDGISAPMVFLSALLTFIAVLASWKVTERAQSYFAMLMLLAVGMNGVFAALDFVLFYVFWELVLVPMYFLIAWWGGPRRDYAALKFFLYTLAGSVFMLVGIIAMYLHPDGGTFDMAVLATNAGRGMGPQFQFWVFAAFFLGFAVKVPVFPLHTWLPDAHVEAPTAASVLLAGILLKMGTYGFLRVSLPMLPGAAHAWQWVLATLAVISIVYGAAVAFAQKDLKKLVAYSSVSHMGFVMLGIASLNPVGIDGAMAVNFSHGIVTGLLFLLVGMVYERAHTREITELSGLSAKVPVYAGLLAFASFASLGLPGLSGFVGEFLSLVGAWESAIWPGLVVLAGVGVLLAAAYMLWMLQRTVFGTPSAKVAGISDVTPFEVAYVVPLVALTLVVGVWWDSLLRFVDPAVRALLAAMGA